The proteins below come from a single Saccharophagus degradans 2-40 genomic window:
- a CDS encoding L-lactate permease: protein MSLLQLLTALTPIASIFLFLVVFRMPAVKAMPLCFAVFAFLAWSTWGIHLKQMAAATLEGWVIALSILIIISGALLLLNVLRACGALDSIRSGFFGISPDRRVQAIIIAWFFGAFLEGAGGFGTPAAIVAPLLVVLGFPSLAAVALALIADSAPVSFGAIGTPVLVGIGQGVPGIEYAELRTIAVTAMSIDFFVASFIPLMMTLLLTRLFGANKSWREGFQIWPFALLSGVMFTAPAWLVAKYIGVEFPSLIGALIGMLIMVFVARHGWLLPKQPWRFATDPPLSELTEVNHSAAVIPLWQAWLLYVSAALLLVLSRLSMLPLKSALLSFQWLWANILGTNISSSLAPLYLPGTLFAFVACVTCIVFKTSKQQTLYAVKKTVESLWPAAIALGSSVPMVRIFIHSGVNDNSLNAMPTELANQAVDGLQAHWPFFAPLIGALGSFVAGSSTFSNMMFSGLQMEAAEALNLSPSLILALQLLGSNAGNMVCVMNVVAAAAVVHLTGKEGHIIRLTFGPMLIYCGAVGVVGWLVSRIFPFT, encoded by the coding sequence ATGAGTTTATTGCAACTACTAACCGCGCTTACACCCATTGCCTCTATATTTTTATTCTTAGTGGTTTTTCGCATGCCTGCTGTAAAAGCCATGCCGTTGTGCTTTGCTGTATTCGCATTTCTTGCCTGGAGTACATGGGGGATACACCTAAAACAAATGGCCGCTGCCACCCTCGAGGGTTGGGTAATAGCCCTTTCTATTTTGATTATTATTTCTGGCGCACTATTGTTATTAAATGTTTTAAGAGCATGTGGAGCATTAGATAGCATCCGAAGCGGCTTTTTTGGCATCTCACCAGATAGGCGCGTACAGGCCATTATCATCGCGTGGTTTTTTGGTGCCTTTCTAGAAGGGGCTGGGGGCTTTGGTACGCCGGCAGCTATTGTAGCCCCGCTTCTTGTTGTTTTAGGGTTTCCATCTTTGGCCGCTGTTGCGCTGGCGTTAATTGCAGACAGTGCGCCAGTTTCATTTGGTGCCATTGGAACACCGGTTCTCGTCGGTATTGGTCAGGGTGTACCAGGCATTGAGTATGCGGAGTTACGGACTATCGCTGTAACAGCAATGTCTATCGATTTTTTTGTCGCAAGCTTTATTCCATTAATGATGACGCTATTACTTACTCGTCTTTTTGGTGCAAACAAAAGCTGGCGTGAGGGTTTTCAGATATGGCCGTTCGCGCTTCTCTCTGGGGTAATGTTTACCGCACCCGCTTGGCTAGTAGCAAAATATATTGGCGTTGAATTTCCGTCCTTAATAGGGGCTTTAATAGGCATGCTCATTATGGTTTTTGTTGCAAGGCACGGCTGGTTACTGCCAAAGCAACCTTGGCGATTTGCTACCGACCCGCCCCTAAGCGAACTGACTGAAGTAAATCATTCCGCTGCGGTTATCCCCCTGTGGCAGGCTTGGTTGCTCTATGTAAGCGCAGCGTTGTTGCTTGTGCTTAGCCGGCTATCAATGTTGCCGCTAAAATCGGCTTTACTGTCTTTTCAATGGCTCTGGGCAAATATTCTTGGCACGAACATTTCAAGCAGCCTAGCACCGCTTTATTTACCGGGTACCTTGTTTGCCTTTGTTGCTTGTGTAACCTGTATTGTATTTAAAACATCTAAACAGCAAACCCTTTATGCCGTTAAAAAAACAGTAGAAAGCCTATGGCCGGCTGCTATCGCGCTGGGTAGTTCCGTACCAATGGTGCGTATATTCATCCATTCTGGAGTGAACGACAATAGTTTAAATGCCATGCCAACAGAATTAGCTAACCAAGCCGTAGATGGCTTGCAAGCACACTGGCCATTCTTCGCTCCGTTAATAGGCGCCTTGGGCAGCTTTGTCGCAGGATCGTCTACTTTTTCAAATATGATGTTTTCTGGTCTGCAAATGGAAGCGGCAGAGGCATTAAACCTTTCACCTTCGTTGATTTTGGCCTTGCAACTACTGGGCTCTAACGCGGGCAATATGGTGTGCGTGATGAATGTGGTGGCCGCAGCGGCCGTTGTGCACCTAACAGGAAAAGAAGGCCACATAATACGACTAACTTTCGGCCCAATGCTTATTTATTGTGGAGCCGTTGGCGTAGTTGGTTGGCTTGTTAGTCGTATATTTCCATTTACTTAA
- a CDS encoding alpha/beta hydrolase produces the protein MGNTYKLVMVCIAVTWAVFAGAAPSQDFNVEDWARENIRSSATQGIPITTSLTDNKHYLLNIYLPESYHQNTDKHFPVVYLLDPYWDFNAITSMLGALVYDKYIPELIVVGIGYAGDNPDFGSLRQLDYTPTVNKFDKNSGGAKAFLSFLENEVIPKIESDLRVDPSFRGLVGSSLGGLFGLYSMFERPELFQGYIVCSPAILWGRRWIMQREIEFFWGDSKELWKDTPARNLPTRLFMAAGEPETELNWLYEVQAFDRLIAHRKYSDFSYEFHTIAGVHHGGVKFPTFARGLAFIFKQYIANGSTGQH, from the coding sequence ATGGGAAATACATATAAGTTGGTAATGGTTTGTATTGCAGTTACTTGGGCAGTATTTGCAGGCGCAGCGCCTAGCCAAGATTTTAACGTTGAGGATTGGGCGAGAGAGAATATTCGTTCTAGTGCGACACAGGGTATACCTATTACAACCAGCCTAACCGATAACAAGCATTATTTACTCAATATTTACCTGCCAGAAAGCTATCACCAAAATACCGATAAGCACTTCCCTGTAGTGTACTTACTCGACCCTTATTGGGACTTTAATGCAATCACATCCATGTTGGGGGCGCTGGTTTACGATAAGTATATTCCTGAGTTGATTGTGGTAGGAATAGGTTACGCAGGTGACAACCCAGATTTTGGCTCCCTGCGACAATTAGATTACACGCCAACAGTAAATAAATTCGATAAAAACAGTGGGGGTGCCAAGGCCTTTTTATCATTTCTAGAAAATGAAGTTATTCCAAAAATAGAAAGTGATTTGCGGGTAGATCCATCCTTTAGAGGGCTGGTGGGTAGCTCGCTTGGTGGGCTATTTGGTCTCTATAGCATGTTCGAGCGTCCGGAGTTGTTTCAAGGGTATATTGTTTGTAGCCCAGCCATTCTTTGGGGGCGCCGTTGGATAATGCAAAGGGAGATCGAGTTCTTTTGGGGAGACAGCAAAGAGCTGTGGAAAGATACCCCTGCTAGGAATTTGCCTACCCGCTTGTTTATGGCAGCGGGAGAGCCAGAAACCGAATTAAATTGGTTGTACGAAGTGCAGGCGTTTGATCGACTGATTGCTCACAGAAAATATAGCGATTTTAGTTACGAGTTTCATACTATAGCGGGCGTACATCACGGCGGTGTGAAATTCCCTACATTTGCGCGTGGGCTGGCGTTTATATTTAAGCAATATATTGCGAACGGTTCTACAGGCCAGCATTAA
- a CDS encoding winged helix-turn-helix domain-containing protein, protein MSFHFNDVEIDTKQYRITCAGLTVSVEPKVFDIIVYLIENRNRLVSRDELFEKIWDARAVSDTTLSNHIKSARKALGDDGEQQHTIKTVRGRGYQFIAEVSVSALTDEPIAASSSAPSERSAPVQSTNRFQPKATIAFLIFGCLCVLTLIGYLYNLSRTIEPQQPNLSPLNPTLSPPLHAQNTTIPYILVVPFSVSSGEQSKWEPFADQTTRELIQYLRKISGIRVVPPPSSFTFKTNKVRAHITNQLPEVNYIIDGVVKEDGNGNFRISVELENITDNTLVWSNNYDIKVNENNQFKVQAEIAASVTASLQVEVLEAERRTLAQVPTSSVTAYELYVQGQYQLGAMTHTSVLQAITLFSDAIEIDPNFEEAYIAKSDAFRTIMTWFAKPKDLLPKVITSSIDVIDINPNSARAHSSLGLAYVHA, encoded by the coding sequence ATGAGTTTTCACTTTAACGATGTTGAAATAGATACGAAGCAATACCGCATCACTTGCGCGGGTCTCACCGTATCAGTAGAGCCCAAAGTATTTGATATCATTGTCTACCTCATCGAAAACCGAAACAGACTGGTTTCGCGCGATGAACTCTTTGAAAAGATATGGGATGCGCGTGCGGTATCCGACACCACGCTAAGCAACCACATTAAAAGCGCCCGCAAAGCATTAGGGGATGACGGGGAACAACAACACACCATTAAAACCGTTCGCGGGCGCGGCTATCAGTTTATTGCTGAAGTATCGGTTTCCGCTTTAACTGACGAGCCAATTGCAGCTTCAAGTAGTGCGCCAAGCGAGCGGAGCGCACCAGTACAAAGCACTAATCGCTTCCAGCCTAAAGCCACCATTGCATTTTTAATATTTGGTTGCTTATGTGTACTCACACTTATAGGTTATTTGTATAACCTCAGCCGCACGATAGAACCACAACAGCCTAACCTTTCCCCTCTAAATCCCACACTAAGCCCCCCGTTACACGCACAAAATACAACCATACCCTACATTCTGGTTGTTCCTTTTTCAGTATCCAGTGGGGAACAATCTAAATGGGAGCCCTTTGCCGACCAAACTACGCGCGAACTGATTCAATATTTAAGAAAAATATCCGGTATTCGCGTAGTGCCACCCCCATCTTCATTCACATTTAAAACCAATAAGGTGCGCGCACACATTACTAACCAACTGCCTGAGGTAAATTACATTATTGATGGTGTGGTAAAAGAGGATGGCAATGGCAATTTTCGCATTAGCGTGGAGCTAGAAAACATAACCGACAATACCTTAGTGTGGAGCAACAACTACGACATAAAGGTAAACGAGAATAACCAATTTAAAGTGCAAGCAGAAATTGCTGCATCGGTTACGGCATCTCTTCAGGTCGAAGTATTAGAAGCCGAAAGGCGCACCTTAGCACAGGTACCAACCTCTAGCGTAACGGCCTACGAGCTGTACGTTCAAGGTCAGTATCAATTAGGCGCAATGACCCATACCTCTGTTTTGCAAGCTATTACATTATTCAGCGATGCAATCGAAATAGACCCCAATTTTGAAGAGGCATATATTGCCAAATCGGATGCCTTCCGCACAATTATGACGTGGTTCGCCAAACCTAAAGATTTACTACCCAAAGTAATCACATCCAGCATTGATGTTATTGATATCAACCCAAACTCAGCGCGTGCGCACTCTTCACTTGGCTTAGCCTATGTGCACGCTTGA
- a CDS encoding bile acid:sodium symporter family protein, whose protein sequence is MDNVAVLAKLAPLFLAVGMFGMGLSMQVKDFKYLLKNIKPVVVGVSLQVLLLPALGFALAVGFSLDPVLAVGLMLLAASPGGPGSNLVSYLSRGDVALSIALTSVSSILAIVSVPLITSLALAYFQSQAAVSFSIAQMVVMILVVTLVPTFLGVFTSWKAPRFAARCEQGVKVMTLVFIILLVIATIVKEKATIAAMFSTLGLPLAVFCLAAVAISLLLTRLLGFSGAHRRTIAIEAGIQNPVMAVVVATTFLNTVEYSIPAAVYPVVMLTVSLMFIAYAQFGWAPKGLGVAEVRVD, encoded by the coding sequence ATGGATAACGTGGCTGTGTTGGCGAAATTGGCGCCCTTGTTTTTGGCTGTGGGCATGTTTGGTATGGGGCTTTCAATGCAAGTAAAAGATTTTAAATACTTGCTTAAAAATATTAAGCCCGTTGTAGTAGGGGTAAGCTTGCAAGTACTTTTACTGCCAGCATTGGGCTTTGCATTGGCGGTTGGCTTTTCGCTAGACCCAGTTCTTGCTGTGGGTTTAATGCTTTTGGCCGCAAGCCCAGGCGGGCCAGGTTCAAATTTGGTGTCTTACTTAAGTCGCGGCGATGTGGCGCTTTCTATTGCGTTAACGTCTGTGAGTAGTATTTTGGCAATTGTGAGTGTGCCATTAATAACAAGCTTAGCACTCGCATATTTTCAATCTCAAGCAGCGGTTTCTTTTTCGATTGCGCAAATGGTTGTGATGATTTTGGTTGTTACATTAGTGCCGACGTTTCTAGGAGTATTTACCTCATGGAAAGCACCAAGGTTTGCCGCGCGTTGTGAGCAAGGTGTAAAAGTAATGACGCTGGTGTTTATTATATTGCTAGTGATTGCCACCATCGTTAAAGAAAAAGCGACTATCGCTGCTATGTTTTCTACTTTAGGGCTGCCATTAGCTGTGTTTTGCTTAGCTGCCGTAGCCATTAGCCTACTGTTAACACGTCTATTAGGTTTTAGTGGTGCTCACCGCCGCACTATAGCCATAGAAGCCGGTATTCAAAATCCAGTAATGGCTGTGGTTGTGGCAACTACGTTCTTAAATACTGTCGAATACTCCATTCCTGCTGCGGTGTATCCTGTGGTTATGTTGACCGTTTCCTTAATGTTTATTGCCTATGCGCAGTTTGGCTGGGCGCCGAAAGGATTAGGCGTAGCTGAGGTAAGAGTGGATTAG
- a CDS encoding glutaminase, whose protein sequence is MDAIDYKKIFSEIVNELSSEDEKGSVATYIPELANVDPNKLGMHLTTVTNQHFAYGDAEEAFSIQSIAKVWSLTLALKHLGADTWQRVGVEPSGTAFNSLVQLEYEMGIPRNPFINAGAIVVCDILVSCLKNPKEDLLDFIRTSSGIPSIEYCPVIAESEVKTGHRNYALAHMMKGFGNIHNDVDCVLDLYFSLCSIKLTCKQLAQAFLFLAAGGVNPATQQQVITPKRTKRINSIMQMCGFYDEAGEFAFKVGLPGKSGVGGGIVAVHPGKYCIAVFSPRLNASGNSVKAMKVLEALTTKTELSIF, encoded by the coding sequence TTGGACGCAATAGATTATAAAAAAATATTCAGTGAAATTGTTAATGAGCTGAGTAGTGAAGATGAAAAGGGCAGCGTGGCAACTTATATTCCCGAGTTAGCCAATGTAGACCCGAACAAGCTTGGCATGCACCTAACCACAGTTACTAATCAACACTTTGCCTACGGCGATGCTGAGGAAGCGTTTTCGATTCAAAGTATCGCCAAGGTTTGGTCGCTTACTTTGGCGTTGAAACACTTGGGTGCAGATACTTGGCAAAGGGTGGGCGTAGAGCCATCGGGTACGGCGTTTAATTCATTAGTGCAGCTTGAATATGAAATGGGTATTCCGCGTAACCCCTTTATTAATGCTGGGGCAATTGTGGTTTGCGATATTTTAGTGTCTTGCCTTAAAAACCCTAAAGAAGATTTACTTGATTTTATTCGCACCTCCTCGGGTATTCCTAGTATTGAATACTGCCCTGTTATTGCCGAGTCGGAAGTAAAAACCGGCCATAGAAATTACGCGCTAGCCCACATGATGAAAGGCTTTGGCAATATTCATAACGATGTAGATTGTGTGCTAGATCTCTATTTTTCGCTTTGCTCAATAAAACTCACCTGCAAACAGCTCGCGCAAGCATTCTTATTTTTAGCTGCGGGTGGAGTAAACCCCGCTACCCAGCAGCAAGTTATTACTCCCAAACGCACAAAACGCATTAATTCCATAATGCAAATGTGTGGCTTCTACGATGAGGCCGGGGAGTTTGCTTTTAAGGTGGGGCTGCCTGGTAAAAGCGGTGTAGGTGGCGGCATTGTAGCCGTACATCCTGGTAAATATTGCATCGCGGTGTTTAGCCCGCGGCTTAACGCCTCGGGTAATTCTGTTAAGGCAATGAAAGTGCTCGAAGCGCTAACTACTAAAACAGAATTGTCTATATTTTAA
- a CDS encoding 2-hydroxyacid dehydrogenase, translated as MKIGLFSSKKYDKVVFHQINSGQHEITYHPVRLNKDTVKLASGFEAICCFVNDEIDASVIASLSNMNVKLLALRCAGFNNVDLPAAKANNLPICRVPEYSPHAVAEHTCALILDLNRNIHRAHNRIRENDYSLDGLLGFDLHGKTVGVIGAGKIGRAFIKIMLGFGCNIQVCDPDYAQPDNPKIKKGDLDDVLQNSNIISLHCPLVPSTHHMINQAAIDKMKPGVMLINTSRGGLVDTSAVIRALKNKKIGHLGLDVYEEESEMFFEDFSDTFIQDDVFARLQTFPNVTITGHQAFFTKEALEKIARTTLTNIEHFQRGEFDKVHFVST; from the coding sequence ATGAAAATAGGTCTTTTTAGCAGTAAAAAGTACGATAAAGTTGTTTTTCATCAAATAAACTCTGGGCAACATGAAATAACTTATCACCCTGTTAGGCTCAACAAAGATACGGTGAAGTTAGCAAGCGGATTTGAAGCTATATGCTGCTTCGTTAATGATGAGATTGACGCCTCTGTGATCGCAAGCCTAAGCAACATGAATGTAAAGCTGCTTGCCCTGCGATGCGCCGGTTTTAATAATGTTGATTTACCTGCCGCGAAAGCCAATAACTTGCCTATTTGCCGAGTACCAGAATATTCGCCCCACGCCGTAGCGGAGCATACTTGCGCACTAATATTAGATTTAAACCGTAACATCCACCGCGCTCATAATCGCATACGGGAAAACGATTACTCTTTGGACGGGCTTTTGGGTTTCGACTTACATGGAAAAACGGTGGGAGTGATTGGGGCGGGTAAGATTGGTCGTGCCTTTATCAAAATCATGCTTGGTTTTGGTTGTAACATACAAGTGTGTGACCCCGATTATGCCCAGCCGGACAATCCCAAAATAAAAAAAGGGGACTTGGATGACGTGCTGCAAAACTCGAACATTATTTCGCTACACTGCCCGTTGGTGCCAAGTACACATCACATGATCAACCAAGCGGCCATAGATAAAATGAAACCAGGTGTAATGTTAATTAATACGAGCAGAGGGGGATTAGTGGATACCTCGGCGGTTATACGTGCATTAAAGAACAAAAAAATAGGTCATTTGGGGTTGGATGTATACGAAGAAGAAAGTGAAATGTTTTTTGAAGACTTTTCTGACACCTTCATTCAAGACGATGTATTTGCCCGCCTACAGACTTTCCCTAATGTAACCATTACAGGCCATCAAGCATTTTTCACCAAAGAGGCTTTAGAAAAAATAGCCCGTACAACCTTAACTAACATCGAGCACTTTCAGCGCGGCGAGTTTGATAAAGTTCATTTTGTTTCCACTTAA
- a CDS encoding tetratricopeptide repeat protein, with the protein MSRIKLIKRVRALFASFLICAVAYVTNAEHPMNEGPKGGHNVFEGQIAPMLKGMGEHDFEISSKSRMAKIFFNQAIALTYGFNHLEAARSYKQVALLDENSAMAYWGQALVLGPNINGAMEPDSVKPAADAIAKAKTLKAHATVKERDLIDALAARYSNDQTMADRAELDMAYAAAMRALANKYPKDAHIKALLAEALMVIHAWDYWHADGKPKEWTPEIITVLETGLARHPRHAGLIHYYIHATEASKTPQRAEDYADTLRDLVPGAGHLVHMPSHIYMRVGRYQDGVIANEKAMQVDDDYITQCGAQGVYPVAYVPHNRHFLWAMATMQGSSAKAINAAEHMAQHIDTALMREPGLGTLQHYWVTPLYAYSRFGKWDKIFATKKPDLALKYPLGVWHYARGIAFVAANKLDRARLELSMVKTLATDSDLKNITVWEINDAQSVLSIAALVLEGELEGKAKNYEASIALFEKAIALETSLNYNEPSDWHYPARQSLGAVLLDAKQYSAAEQVYLADLAVFPKNGWSLYGLQQALLGQGKKQKAKAIGKQFEQSWQWADIALNASRIL; encoded by the coding sequence ATGAGCCGAATAAAACTAATTAAACGTGTGCGGGCGCTGTTTGCGTCTTTTTTGATTTGCGCTGTGGCTTATGTGACAAATGCAGAGCATCCTATGAATGAGGGCCCCAAAGGCGGGCACAATGTATTCGAGGGGCAAATAGCGCCCATGCTAAAAGGCATGGGTGAGCACGATTTTGAGATATCGTCAAAAAGTCGCATGGCTAAAATCTTTTTCAACCAAGCCATTGCGCTTACCTATGGGTTTAACCACCTCGAGGCCGCCCGATCTTATAAGCAAGTGGCGCTATTAGATGAAAATTCAGCCATGGCCTACTGGGGGCAGGCTTTGGTATTGGGGCCCAATATTAATGGCGCAATGGAGCCAGATTCTGTAAAGCCCGCAGCAGATGCCATTGCCAAGGCCAAAACCCTTAAGGCACATGCAACGGTAAAAGAGCGCGACCTTATTGATGCCTTAGCTGCACGGTATTCCAATGATCAAACAATGGCAGATCGGGCAGAGCTAGATATGGCCTATGCGGCCGCAATGCGGGCGTTAGCAAATAAATACCCTAAGGATGCACACATAAAAGCCCTGTTGGCAGAGGCGCTTATGGTTATCCATGCGTGGGATTACTGGCATGCCGACGGTAAGCCAAAAGAGTGGACCCCAGAAATAATTACTGTGCTTGAAACCGGCTTGGCTCGTCACCCGCGCCATGCAGGGTTAATTCACTATTATATTCACGCCACAGAAGCCTCTAAAACCCCGCAGCGTGCCGAAGACTATGCAGATACCTTGCGTGACTTGGTGCCCGGTGCAGGTCACTTGGTACATATGCCCTCGCATATCTACATGCGTGTTGGGCGCTATCAAGATGGTGTAATCGCAAACGAAAAAGCCATGCAGGTAGACGATGACTACATAACGCAGTGCGGCGCACAGGGTGTTTACCCCGTAGCATATGTGCCACATAACAGGCATTTTTTATGGGCCATGGCAACGATGCAAGGCAGTAGCGCTAAAGCGATTAACGCCGCGGAGCATATGGCGCAACACATAGATACTGCACTTATGCGCGAGCCAGGTTTGGGCACATTGCAACACTATTGGGTGACACCGTTGTACGCATACTCGCGCTTTGGTAAGTGGGACAAAATATTCGCCACTAAAAAGCCAGATTTAGCGTTAAAGTACCCGCTTGGGGTATGGCACTATGCAAGGGGCATTGCATTTGTTGCGGCAAATAAACTCGATCGCGCGCGCTTGGAATTATCGATGGTTAAAACTTTAGCTACCGATAGCGACCTAAAAAATATCACTGTGTGGGAAATAAACGACGCGCAAAGCGTATTAAGTATTGCAGCCTTGGTGCTTGAGGGGGAGCTTGAGGGCAAAGCGAAAAACTACGAAGCGTCCATAGCCCTTTTCGAAAAGGCAATAGCGCTAGAAACATCACTTAACTATAACGAACCATCAGATTGGCATTACCCTGCTCGGCAGTCTTTAGGCGCAGTACTGTTAGATGCAAAACAATACAGCGCTGCAGAGCAGGTGTATCTAGCAGACTTAGCCGTGTTCCCTAAAAACGGCTGGTCTTTATATGGTTTGCAGCAAGCATTACTTGGCCAAGGCAAAAAGCAAAAAGCTAAAGCTATTGGTAAGCAATTTGAACAAAGCTGGCAGTGGGCAGACATAGCGTTAAATGCTTCTCGTATACTGTAA
- a CDS encoding tetratricopeptide repeat protein codes for MLNEAKHRDPNIALTELGFALYYSAIGVADELQAALDRADKIDPLNEEIAEWGMWALMMANELDAATKWGEAKLTLLPNTPYPNLSLAVAEYMKGNYSRSITLAEKGVAMSERAPLPLILLAQAYAATGQTEKAHSLIQEAEAQNEYMCPYETAAIYALLEENEVVFPLLDQAVEYRSNCLIFLRHDPRFEPIRTDERYFNILKRVGLDDKAVLNYER; via the coding sequence ATGCTCAACGAAGCCAAGCACCGCGACCCCAATATAGCACTTACCGAGCTGGGCTTTGCTTTGTATTATTCCGCCATTGGTGTGGCTGACGAATTACAGGCAGCCTTAGACAGGGCCGATAAAATAGACCCCTTAAACGAAGAAATAGCCGAATGGGGTATGTGGGCACTGATGATGGCAAACGAGCTAGACGCAGCAACAAAGTGGGGAGAAGCAAAACTAACACTTTTACCTAATACGCCTTACCCAAATCTTAGTTTAGCGGTAGCCGAATATATGAAAGGAAATTACTCGCGCAGTATAACGCTAGCAGAAAAAGGCGTAGCCATGAGCGAACGCGCTCCGCTTCCACTTATTCTTTTAGCACAGGCCTATGCCGCGACAGGGCAAACAGAAAAAGCACATTCATTAATACAAGAGGCCGAAGCGCAAAATGAATACATGTGCCCTTACGAAACTGCCGCCATTTACGCACTACTAGAAGAAAACGAAGTCGTTTTCCCCTTGCTTGATCAAGCCGTTGAATACCGTTCAAACTGTTTAATATTCTTGCGCCATGATCCTAGATTCGAACCCATTCGCACCGATGAACGCTACTTTAATATATTAAAGCGGGTGGGGTTAGATGATAAGGCAGTATTAAACTATGAACGCTAA